From the genome of Azospirillum fermentarium:
GTCCAGCGCGTTCACCGTCACGCCCGCCTTGGTGAAGACCTCGGCGGCCTGGGCGTTCATGCCGTCGATGCGCTTCTGGATCGCCACGGTGGCGGTGTGGGCGGCGGTGCGCACCGCATCGCGCTGCGCGTCGGTCAGCCCGGCCATCGTCGCCTTGGACATCACCAGCGGCGCATAGACGAAGAACAGCGTGCCGTCACCGGGCAGGGTCAGGCATTTCAGCTCGTCCCGGATCGTGCTGGACACGAACGACGCCACGGGGAAGGTCAGCCCGTCGAGCGCCCCGGTCTTCAGCCCCTTCTGCAGCTCCGAGCTGGGCAGGGAGACCGTCAGTGCGCCGGCCCCCTCGAACAGCGCGTCCAGCGCCTTGGACGAGGTGCGGACGGCCATGCCCATCAGGGCGGACGGGGTGGTGACGCACTCCTTGGCGCTGCCGACGCCGCCCGCCAGCCACACGCCCTCCAGCACCGTCACCCCTTGTCCCTCTTCGGTCAGGGCGCGCAGCCGGTCCATGAAGGGGGACGCGGCCAGACGGCGGGCGTGGTCGGCGTCGCGGATCAGGGCGGGCAGGCCCAGCGCATGCACCTCCGGGACGCCTTCGGCCAGTTCGGCCAGGGAGAACATGGACATGTCCACCGTTCCCTTGCCCAGCGCGCCCCACTGTTCCTTGACGCGCATCAGCGTCTGGTTGGGGAACAGCGTCACCTTCAGCCCGGCATTGGCCCCATTCAGGGCCTCGGCGAAGGCCAGGGCGTAACCGTGGCGCCAGTCGTCGGCGTTTTCGGGGAAATGGTGGGCGAAACGGATCTCTTTGGCCGCGGTCTGGGCCTGGGCCGGCGGGCCGGCCATGACGGCCCCGA
Proteins encoded in this window:
- a CDS encoding TRAP transporter substrate-binding protein, translating into MLMSLFGLTPTFRASGLSRFAGPSSRPSLGRIARAAAASVAALTLFGAVMAGPPAQAQTAAKEIRFAHHFPENADDWRHGYALAFAEALNGANAGLKVTLFPNQTLMRVKEQWGALGKGTVDMSMFSLAELAEGVPEVHALGLPALIRDADHARRLAASPFMDRLRALTEEGQGVTVLEGVWLAGGVGSAKECVTTPSALMGMAVRTSSKALDALFEGAGALTVSLPSSELQKGLKTGALDGLTFPVASFVSSTIRDELKCLTLPGDGTLFFVYAPLVMSKATMAGLTDAQRDAVRTAAHTATVAIQKRIDGMNAQAAEVFTKAGVTVNALDAAAFAAWQADAERTAYPAFAKSSPNAPQILELMKAVP